A genomic stretch from Falco naumanni isolate bFalNau1 chromosome 8, bFalNau1.pat, whole genome shotgun sequence includes:
- the ATP5MC3 gene encoding ATP synthase F(0) complex subunit C3, mitochondrial — translation MFACAKLATSPSLIRAGSRVLYRPISASVLSRPEVKNGEGNSAFNGAQNTVSRLALREFQTSAISRDIDTAAKFIGAGAATVGVAGSGAGIGTVFGSLIIGYARNPSLKQQLFSYAILGFALSEAMGLFCLMVAFLILFAM, via the exons ATGTTCGCTTGCGCCAAGCTCGCTACCTCGCCCTCCCTG atCCGTGCTGGATCAAGAGTCTTGTACAGACCGATTTCGGCATCTGTGTTGTCTAGGCCAGAGGTCAAGAATGGAGAG ggCAACTCAGCATTTAATGGGGCCCAAAATACTGTCTCCCGGCTAGCACTTAGAGAATTCCAGACTAGTGCTATCAGCAGGGACATTGATACTGCTGCCAAATTTattggtgctggtgctgccacagtaggtgtggctggttctggtgCTGGTATTGGAACAGTCTTCGGTAGTCTAATCATTGGTTATGCCAG aaatccttctctgaagcagcagctgttctcATATGCTATCCTGGGATTCGCCCTGTCTGAAGCTATGGGTCTCTTCTGTCTGATGGTTGCTTTCTTGATCCTATTTGCCATGTGA